In one window of Bemisia tabaci chromosome 4, PGI_BMITA_v3 DNA:
- the LOC109035870 gene encoding 18S rRNA (guanine-N(7))-methyltransferase, with protein MFSRTRPEHKAPPDLFYDEKEAQKYTGNSRMIEIQTQMCERAMELMLLPEDEPCFLLDLGCGSGLSGSVLEENGHYWVGVDISRAMLDVAQERETEGDLILGDLGDGLPFRAGAFDGAVSISALQWLCNADKVNHNPQKRLYKFFSSLFACLSRTARAVFQFYPENSKQVELITAQAMKAGFYGGIVIDYPNSTKAKKFFLVLMTGGSAPLPKALGVEESLPQTQAQFTSKREKFKKGNRKNVKSNKEWILEKIERRRKQGKPVREHLSKFTGRSRPTKF; from the exons ttttaCGATGAAAAAGAGGCTCAGAAATACACCGGAAA TTCCAGAATGATCGAGATTCAAACCCAAATGTGTGAGCGAGCAATGGAATTGATGCTCTTACCGGAGGATGAGCCATGTTTTCTATTGGACCTTGGTTGTGGATCTGGCTTAAGTGGAAGTGTTTTAGAAGAAAATGGTCACTATTGGGTTGGTGTTGACATCTCTCGAGCTATGCTTG ACGTCGCGCAAGAAAGGGAAACAGAAGGTGACCTCATTTTAGGAGACCTGGGCGATGGTCTTCCTTTCAGAGCCGGAGCTTTTGATGGAGCCGTGAGCATTAGTGCGTTACAATGGCTGTGCAATGCGGACAAAGTCAATCACAATCCTCAGAAAAGACTCTATAAATTCTTCAGCTCACTTTTTGCCTGCTTG AGCCGAACCGCAAGagcagtttttcaattttatccagAAAACTCTAAGCAAGTAGAACTGATCACAGCTCAAGCAATGAAAGCAGGATTCTATGGAGGCATTGTTATAGACTACCCTAATAGTACAAAAGCAAAGAAATTCTTCCTAGTCTTAATGACTGGTGGTTCAGCACCTCTACCTAAAGCACTAGGTGTGGAAGAAAGTCTACCGCAGACACAAGCCCAGTTCACTTCTAAGAG GGAAAAGTTCAAGAAGGGAAATCGCAAGAATGTAAAAAGTAACAAAGAATGGATTCTAGAAAAAATCGAGAGGCGGCGGAAACAAGGAAAACCAGTCAGAGAGCACCTCTCAAAATTCACTGGACGGTCAAGAcccacaaaattttaa